From Roseateles sp. SL47:
CGATAGCAAGTCAATCATTCTTTGCCTCGACCTTCGTTTTCTGCTGCTCCACCAGAGCGCACCCACTCATCGACTTCCTCAGACTTGAACTTCCAAAGTCGACCGATTCGGTGAGCAGGCATATTCCGTTTACTGATCCAGGCATAAACGGTGTCCTTGCTCACGCCGAGGTACTCGGCGATCTCTTCGACCGACAACCAGCGATCTGACATGGCAGGGGTTTCCATCAAAAGTCGGAATAAGGGCAGCTTGCTAATGATTGCACAGATTATGCTCGCAGTAAATCCGAATAGATCGGATTTGGCATGATTGGGTGCGGTTTGATGTGATTGAATGCTGTGGTGCGGCTCAGTCCGGGCGGTGCTCGTCTTCTCTTTACGTGGACACCAGCGCAATTTCAGCTTCTCGCCGTGCCATCAGCCCCGGCAGTACCTTCCCGCCGCCATAGACCCACCGCCGCAGTTCCTGACCTGCAGCGATCCAGTCTCGCTGGTTCACTCGCCGCCGCAGCGTCGACGTCTGCAACCGCCCCGCGCCGAGGTTGAACGTGAAGTCAACGATGGCCGCGAGCCGCTCCTCCGGTTCGGTGGCCAGCACCGGGCAGTAACGCAACGTGGCGGCGAGTGCCGATTGGAGATCGCGCGCCAGATAGACCTCGGCTTCTGCCTCCGTGATCGGCGCGTGCTTGGGGTCGCAGAGATGGCCGTAGCCAATCGTCCAGAATCCTGCCGGACACACGTAGGGGACGGCGGCAATCTCCGTTCCGCGCTTCACACGCCTTTCAAAGCCCTCAAAGCGCTTGGCCAGTTCGATTGCAGACTGCGGCACCATCACGACCTCACCCGGTCGAACACGCGC
This genomic window contains:
- the mads1 gene encoding methylation-associated defense system helix-turn-helix domain-containing protein MAD1, producing MSDRWLSVEEIAEYLGVSKDTVYAWISKRNMPAHRIGRLWKFKSEEVDEWVRSGGAAENEGRGKE
- a CDS encoding lysozyme, translating into MVPQSAIELAKRFEGFERRVKRGTEIAAVPYVCPAGFWTIGYGHLCDPKHAPITEAEAEVYLARDLQSALAATLRYCPVLATEPEERLAAIVDFTFNLGAGRLQTSTLRRRVNQRDWIAAGQELRRWVYGGGKVLPGLMARREAEIALVST